One genomic segment of Aliarcobacter cibarius includes these proteins:
- a CDS encoding c-type cytochrome — MKKSLIITAATILLFAGCTEEKKETKVEAAKQEVVQTNQPKVEEAKVQEVKAELKVVETKTEGKKVEEAKSEVVVASNDGETLFKTCTSCHGTKGEKEALGKSQVIAGWDKDRVVKALNGYKDGTYGGVMKGIMKPHVETKTPEQIEILANYISKL; from the coding sequence ATGAAAAAAAGTTTAATTATTACGGCTGCAACAATTTTATTATTTGCTGGATGTACAGAAGAGAAAAAAGAAACAAAAGTAGAAGCTGCAAAACAAGAAGTTGTTCAAACTAATCAGCCTAAAGTTGAAGAAGCTAAAGTACAAGAAGTAAAAGCTGAATTAAAAGTTGTTGAAACAAAAACTGAAGGAAAAAAAGTTGAAGAAGCTAAATCTGAAGTAGTTGTAGCATCGAATGATGGAGAAACTTTATTTAAAACATGTACATCATGTCATGGAACAAAAGGTGAAAAAGAAGCTTTAGGAAAATCACAAGTAATTGCTGGTTGGGATAAAGATAGAGTAGTAAAAGCATTGAATGGTTATAAAGATGGAACTTATGGAGGAGTTATGAAAGGTATTATGAAACCACATGTAGAAACAAAAACTCCAGAGCAAATAGAGATATTAGCTAATTACATATCTAAGCTATAA
- a CDS encoding ATP-binding protein: MPKINHNCKNRKLLILDDFGISPISVDDATNLFEIIETRNQLSSTIITSQLPVKDWYGYLQNNTVADAILDRIVNSSHRIHLKGDSLRPKYEKVNDNYE, encoded by the coding sequence ATTCCTAAAATAAATCATAACTGCAAAAATCGGAAACTTCTAATACTTGATGACTTTGGTATTTCACCAATATCTGTTGATGATGCAACAAATCTATTTGAAATAATTGAAACAAGAAATCAATTATCTTCAACAATTATAACTTCACAACTTCCAGTTAAAGATTGGTATGGATATTTGCAAAATAATACTGTTGCAGATGCAATACTTGATAGAATAGTAAACTCATCACATAGGATTCATTTAAAAGGAGATTCATTAAGACCAAAATATGAAAAAGTTAATGATAATTATGAATGA
- a CDS encoding YihY/virulence factor BrkB family protein: MTNAKIGILKKIIVSIDSFFNDDTTYYAASLSFFTIFSILPIIALGIAIISSFPEFNSYIEIFTNFLFDFLNPTHSTEIVESLRNYISNSNKLGFIGILYMLFVFIMFFKDYDYIVNKIHNTERRAIYKSFFIYLILFIVFPIIFVIITYANSLHENDIFKFISTFLFTWFMFFSIFKLSINKKLYFKAILISSFLTLLVLTITQNLFVYYVIYNKTYTTIYGSLATLLFTFLWIYISWIIYLYGIKICYKLNLKELEN, from the coding sequence TTGACTAATGCTAAAATTGGAATTTTAAAAAAAATTATAGTAAGTATAGATTCATTTTTTAATGATGATACTACTTACTATGCAGCTTCTCTAAGCTTTTTTACAATATTCTCAATTTTACCAATAATAGCTCTTGGAATTGCAATTATTTCTAGCTTTCCAGAATTTAACTCTTATATAGAAATATTCACAAATTTTCTATTTGATTTTCTTAATCCAACACACTCAACAGAAATTGTTGAAAGCCTTAGAAATTATATTTCTAACTCAAATAAACTAGGTTTTATAGGTATTTTATATATGCTTTTTGTCTTTATAATGTTTTTTAAAGATTATGACTACATTGTAAACAAAATTCATAATACTGAGCGTAGAGCCATATATAAATCATTTTTTATATATTTAATACTTTTTATTGTTTTTCCAATTATTTTTGTCATAATTACCTACGCAAATTCACTACATGAAAATGATATTTTCAAATTTATATCTACATTCTTATTTACTTGGTTTATGTTTTTTTCTATATTTAAATTAAGTATTAACAAAAAACTATATTTCAAAGCTATACTAATTTCATCATTTTTAACACTATTGGTACTAACAATCACACAAAATCTTTTTGTATATTATGTTATATATAATAAAACATATACAACAATATATGGTTCATTAGCAACTTTATTATTTACTTTTCTATGGATTTATATATCTTGGATAATTTATCTATATGGAATAAAAATATGTTATAAATTAAATTTAAAAGAATTAGAAAATTAA
- a CDS encoding FAD-binding oxidoreductase: MIDKKHLDYITSIVGEENIKSDKAHLIAFCYDATRTRFEPDAVVFPRHEQDISDILKYCNEHKIIIVPRGAGSGFTGGALPANGGIILSLERHMNKLLEIDMENMVGVVQPGLVNMEFQKAVEAVGLFYPPDPASEEYSTLGGNVSENAGGMRAAKYGITKDYVMALRAVLPNGDIIVAGKKTIKDVAGYNTAGILIASEGTLAVITEITLKLIPKPKFKQTYMGVFPSVDSAMTAVFKSLAAGANPVAMEFLDSLVIKALRQKFPHVSLPENAGGILVGDVDASSQAEIDSQLKTLKESFAANGSIDFIVAKDEDEGKKLWFARRNASPATMIYGTKKLNEDISVPRSKLPVALDGIYKIGEKYGFQVPCFGHAGDGNIHVNVMVKDKTNEKEMEDGHKAIEEIFQYVVDLGGTLSGEHGIGTSKAPFMHIAFTEAEMNLFRSIKKAFDPNNILNPFKMGL, translated from the coding sequence ATGATTGATAAAAAACATTTAGATTATATAACTTCAATAGTTGGTGAAGAAAATATAAAAAGTGATAAAGCTCACCTAATAGCTTTTTGTTACGATGCAACAAGAACGAGATTCGAGCCAGATGCAGTTGTATTTCCAAGACATGAACAAGATATTAGTGATATTTTAAAATATTGTAATGAACATAAAATAATTATTGTACCTCGTGGTGCTGGTTCTGGATTTACAGGTGGTGCATTGCCAGCAAATGGTGGAATTATTCTTTCTCTTGAAAGACACATGAATAAACTACTTGAAATTGATATGGAAAATATGGTTGGAGTTGTTCAACCTGGTCTTGTAAATATGGAATTTCAAAAAGCTGTTGAAGCAGTAGGTTTATTTTATCCACCAGATCCAGCAAGTGAAGAGTATTCAACACTTGGTGGAAACGTAAGTGAAAATGCTGGTGGTATGAGAGCTGCAAAATATGGTATTACAAAAGATTATGTTATGGCCCTAAGAGCTGTTTTACCAAATGGAGACATAATAGTTGCAGGTAAAAAAACTATAAAGGACGTTGCAGGTTACAACACAGCTGGTATTTTAATAGCAAGTGAAGGAACTTTAGCAGTTATTACAGAAATCACTTTAAAATTAATTCCAAAACCAAAATTCAAACAAACATATATGGGAGTTTTCCCAAGCGTTGATAGTGCAATGACTGCAGTATTTAAATCTCTTGCTGCTGGTGCGAATCCTGTTGCTATGGAATTTTTAGATTCTCTTGTAATTAAAGCATTAAGACAAAAATTTCCTCATGTTAGCCTACCAGAAAATGCTGGTGGAATTTTAGTTGGTGATGTTGATGCAAGTAGCCAAGCAGAAATTGATTCTCAACTAAAAACTCTAAAAGAATCTTTTGCTGCAAATGGTTCTATTGATTTTATAGTTGCAAAAGATGAAGATGAAGGTAAAAAACTTTGGTTCGCTAGAAGAAATGCTAGCCCTGCAACTATGATTTATGGAACAAAAAAATTAAATGAAGATATATCTGTTCCAAGAAGTAAACTACCTGTTGCACTTGATGGAATTTATAAAATTGGTGAAAAATATGGTTTCCAAGTTCCATGCTTTGGTCATGCAGGAGATGGAAATATCCATGTTAATGTTATGGTAAAAGATAAAACAAATGAAAAAGAGATGGAAGATGGACACAAGGCTATTGAAGAAATTTTCCAATATGTTGTAGATTTAGGTGGTACTTTAAGTGGTGAACATGGAATTGGAACATCTAAAGCTCCATTTATGCATATTGCATTTACTGAAGCAGAGATGAATCTATTTAGAAGTATCAAAAAAGCATTTGACCCTAATAACATTTTAAATCCTTTTAAAATGGGATTATAA
- a CDS encoding plasminogen-binding N-terminal domain-containing protein, whose product MRKFLNKVLLVGAISLFANNLFAQETICYKNGVTSPSEIETTPLNGIVCKNQLSVNDMKKDGWNVLDIQIKTVDGKLNYSYYFYKIDSLKAAPKINSVNEKAEFSVRPIGTKIMNLENNKSTINVGNLIVGQTGIVVHIYDNDKRSIVANAKVISSNPNSSVVEFFSFDDLKQDALPITNRNVSINDVLVLNYMYNSSLLIAPNFDSFQAVRNEFKENNFIHSDIFAAKLKYNNRPYPTKEDIQQFAMEQNLGTVFFVLDGKIFVVDSKTFTILDSYRFTFDQKEQQIPFYTRVEDIESPFYQIAFIFGDEKLTYNDYYKKILGIK is encoded by the coding sequence ATGAGAAAGTTTTTAAATAAGGTTTTACTAGTTGGTGCTATTTCTCTATTTGCAAATAATCTATTTGCACAAGAGACAATTTGTTATAAAAATGGTGTTACATCACCTTCTGAAATAGAAACAACTCCTTTAAATGGTATAGTTTGTAAAAATCAGCTATCAGTTAATGATATGAAAAAAGATGGATGGAATGTTTTAGATATTCAAATTAAAACAGTTGATGGAAAATTAAATTATTCATACTATTTTTATAAAATAGATAGTTTGAAGGCCGCTCCAAAAATTAATTCTGTAAATGAAAAAGCTGAATTTTCTGTAAGACCTATTGGTACAAAAATAATGAATTTAGAAAACAATAAAAGTACAATCAATGTTGGAAATTTAATTGTTGGTCAAACAGGAATTGTTGTTCATATTTATGACAATGATAAAAGATCTATTGTTGCAAATGCAAAAGTTATTAGCTCAAACCCAAACTCTTCTGTAGTTGAATTTTTCAGTTTTGATGACTTAAAACAAGATGCTCTTCCAATCACAAATAGAAATGTATCTATAAATGATGTTTTAGTTTTAAATTATATGTATAATTCATCTTTATTAATTGCTCCAAACTTCGATAGTTTTCAAGCAGTTAGAAATGAATTTAAAGAGAATAATTTTATTCATTCAGATATATTTGCAGCTAAATTAAAATACAACAATAGACCTTATCCGACAAAAGAAGATATTCAACAATTTGCAATGGAACAAAATTTAGGAACAGTATTTTTTGTATTAGATGGAAAGATTTTTGTAGTTGACTCAAAAACATTTACAATTTTAGATTCTTACAGATTTACATTTGATCAAAAAGAACAACAAATTCCTTTCTATACAAGAGTTGAAGATATAGAAAGTCCTTTTTACCAAATTGCATTTATATTTGGTGATGAAAAATTAACTTATAATGATTACTATAAAAAGATTTTAGGAATAAAATAA
- the bcp gene encoding thioredoxin-dependent thiol peroxidase, with translation MLKIGDMAPSFCAFNQDDTEICLRDIVGNWIVLYFYPKDMTPGCTTEACDFTSNQFLFDNLNATIIGVSPDDSEKHRKFIEKYDLGITLLADTNKQMCQDFGVWQLKKFMGKEFMGVVRTTFIINPKGEIAYIWDKVNVRKTKTVKGEKVEILHVDEVREKLEELQSKEK, from the coding sequence ATGTTAAAAATAGGTGATATGGCTCCAAGTTTTTGTGCCTTTAATCAAGATGATACAGAGATATGTTTAAGAGATATTGTCGGTAATTGGATAGTTCTATATTTTTACCCTAAAGACATGACACCAGGTTGTACAACAGAAGCTTGTGATTTCACAAGTAATCAATTTTTATTTGACAATTTAAATGCAACGATTATTGGTGTAAGTCCTGATGATAGTGAAAAACATAGAAAATTTATTGAAAAATATGATTTAGGAATCACACTTTTAGCAGATACAAATAAACAAATGTGTCAAGATTTCGGTGTTTGGCAACTAAAAAAGTTTATGGGTAAAGAATTTATGGGAGTTGTTAGGACTACTTTTATTATTAATCCAAAAGGAGAAATTGCTTATATTTGGGATAAAGTAAATGTAAGAAAAACAAAAACTGTAAAAGGTGAAAAAGTAGAAATTTTACATGTTGATGAAGTAAGAGAAAAATTAGAAGAGTTACAATCAAAGGAAAAATAA
- the cmoA gene encoding carboxy-S-adenosyl-L-methionine synthase CmoA: MTDKVFNKTISKQFEFDEEVASVFDDMLDRSVPFYKEMQRLSIVFANNFLENGSRVYDLGCSTATTLIELSKNCNKDLKLIGIDNSKAMLERANNKSKAFGVDIKFICNDIFDVDLKDAKVIFSNYTLQFIRPLQREKLVKKIYDGLTEGGVFIFSEKLVSQNSILNKQLIDEYYSFKKAQGYSEFEISQKREALENVLIPYTEDENNKMIKDAGFSHCEMIFKWVNFATFIAIK, translated from the coding sequence ATGACAGATAAAGTATTTAATAAAACTATTTCCAAACAATTTGAATTTGATGAAGAGGTTGCTAGCGTATTTGACGATATGCTAGATCGCTCTGTTCCTTTTTATAAAGAGATGCAAAGACTCAGTATAGTTTTTGCAAACAATTTTTTAGAAAATGGCTCAAGAGTTTATGATTTAGGTTGCTCAACAGCTACAACTTTAATTGAATTATCAAAAAATTGTAACAAAGATTTAAAGTTAATTGGTATCGATAACTCAAAAGCTATGCTAGAGAGAGCTAATAATAAATCAAAAGCTTTTGGAGTAGATATAAAATTTATTTGTAATGACATTTTTGATGTTGATTTAAAAGATGCAAAAGTTATATTTTCTAACTATACTTTACAATTTATAAGACCACTTCAAAGAGAAAAATTAGTAAAAAAAATTTATGATGGTTTAACAGAGGGTGGAGTTTTTATATTTAGTGAAAAACTTGTTTCTCAAAATAGTATTTTAAATAAACAGCTTATAGATGAATACTATAGTTTTAAAAAAGCGCAAGGTTATAGTGAATTCGAGATATCTCAGAAAAGAGAAGCTTTAGAAAATGTACTAATTCCTTATACAGAAGATGAAAATAACAAAATGATAAAAGATGCTGGATTTTCACACTGTGAAATGATTTTCAAGTGGGTTAATTTTGCTACATTTATAGCAATTAAATAA
- a CDS encoding bifunctional riboflavin kinase/FAD synthetase, whose translation MEIMKSSSTLVNKNTIDTIAIGGFDGMHIAHQELFKNLGKNGAIVCIETGYANLTPKSYRQEYTNYPIYYYVLENIKKLEGIEFVKLLKEEFTSLKKIVIGFDFCFGKNRKYCIDELKKIFDGEVVVISEIKFDNYPIHSRHIREFIKDGDIQKANKFLGKEYKIYGVAIKGQGLGKSDFVPTINLRIDDFLLPKDGVYITKTYIDNIEHNSVTFIGNRKTTDNSFAIETHILNKDIHFENINISIKFIEKIRDNKKFNDFIELKNQILEDINYAKKYFY comes from the coding sequence ATGGAAATTATGAAGAGTTCTTCTACTTTAGTAAATAAAAACACAATTGATACAATAGCAATAGGTGGTTTTGATGGAATGCATATTGCTCATCAGGAATTATTTAAAAATTTAGGTAAAAATGGTGCTATTGTATGTATTGAAACAGGTTATGCAAACCTTACTCCAAAAAGTTATAGACAAGAATATACAAATTATCCAATCTATTATTATGTTTTGGAAAATATTAAAAAATTAGAAGGAATAGAGTTTGTTAAACTATTAAAAGAAGAGTTCACATCTTTGAAAAAAATAGTTATTGGATTTGATTTTTGTTTCGGAAAAAATAGAAAATACTGTATAGATGAACTTAAAAAAATTTTTGATGGAGAAGTTGTAGTTATTTCAGAAATAAAATTTGACAATTATCCAATTCATTCAAGACATATAAGAGAATTTATAAAAGATGGAGATATACAAAAAGCAAATAAATTTTTAGGCAAAGAGTATAAAATTTATGGAGTAGCTATAAAAGGACAAGGTTTAGGAAAAAGTGATTTTGTACCAACCATAAATTTAAGAATAGATGATTTTTTACTTCCAAAAGATGGTGTATATATAACAAAAACTTACATTGATAATATTGAACACAATTCAGTAACTTTTATTGGTAATAGAAAAACAACAGATAACTCTTTTGCAATTGAAACTCATATTTTAAATAAAGATATTCATTTTGAAAATATTAATATATCTATTAAATTTATAGAAAAAATAAGAGATAATAAAAAATTTAATGATTTTATTGAGCTAAAGAATCAAATATTAGAAGATATAAACTATGCAAAAAAATACTTTTATTAA
- the tlyA gene encoding 23S rRNA (cytidine-2'-O)-methyltransferase TlyA, producing MRLDLYLTKNFNIQSRNKANELIKASKVKVDNKIISKASFIVEENMNIELLEEDFYVSRAAYKLKYFLDEIKIDLQDKIALDIGSSTGGFTQILLEHQIKKVICVDVGSNQLHERIKNDERIEFFENCDIRDFKSEICFDIVTCDVSFISILNIINSIDSLDFKKLIILFKPQFEVGINVKRDKKGVVKDKDAIEKARSNFLAKTLELKWKLEKNNISKLQGKDGNYEEFFYFSK from the coding sequence ATGAGATTAGATTTATACCTTACAAAAAACTTTAACATTCAAAGTAGAAATAAAGCAAATGAATTAATAAAAGCCTCAAAAGTAAAAGTAGATAACAAGATTATATCAAAAGCTTCATTTATAGTTGAAGAAAATATGAATATAGAACTACTTGAAGAGGATTTTTATGTATCAAGAGCAGCTTATAAATTAAAATATTTCTTAGATGAAATTAAAATTGATTTACAAGATAAAATAGCACTTGATATTGGTTCAAGTACTGGCGGTTTCACTCAAATTTTGCTCGAGCACCAGATAAAAAAGGTAATTTGTGTAGATGTTGGTTCAAATCAACTTCACGAAAGAATAAAAAATGATGAGAGAATTGAATTTTTTGAAAATTGTGACATTAGAGATTTCAAAAGTGAAATCTGCTTCGATATTGTAACATGTGATGTTTCATTTATCTCTATTTTAAATATTATTAATTCAATAGACTCTTTAGATTTTAAAAAATTAATAATTTTGTTTAAACCACAATTTGAAGTTGGTATAAATGTAAAAAGAGATAAAAAAGGTGTTGTAAAAGACAAAGATGCAATAGAAAAAGCAAGAAGTAACTTTTTAGCAAAAACTTTAGAATTAAAGTGGAAATTAGAAAAAAATAATATTAGTAAGCTTCAAGGGAAAGATGGAAATTATGAAGAGTTCTTCTACTTTAGTAAATAA
- a CDS encoding YigZ family protein, with protein MKFVQKEFSAVLEEKKSKFISYLVPYNDFLKTMQRLKEEHPKAVHHVYAYRYLNEFEQIVENSSDDGEPKGTSGKPSLAVLAGAEIINSAVIIVRYFGGIKLGTGGLVKTYSNSVNEVIKIAEFITYKKLDSYILECEYSSLSQLEYLLKEQKIEISNKEFSINIKLEIKASIEEFETLKSLLSRDIKIL; from the coding sequence TTGAAATTTGTTCAAAAAGAGTTTAGTGCTGTTTTAGAAGAAAAAAAATCAAAATTTATATCTTATTTAGTTCCATATAATGATTTTTTAAAAACTATGCAAAGACTAAAAGAAGAACATCCAAAAGCTGTACATCATGTTTATGCGTATCGATATTTAAATGAATTTGAGCAAATTGTAGAAAATTCAAGTGATGATGGTGAACCTAAAGGAACTAGTGGTAAACCATCCTTAGCTGTTTTAGCTGGTGCTGAAATTATTAATAGTGCTGTAATAATTGTTCGTTATTTTGGAGGCATAAAGCTTGGAACAGGAGGTTTAGTAAAAACTTATTCAAATAGTGTAAATGAGGTCATTAAAATTGCTGAATTTATAACTTACAAAAAGTTAGATAGTTATATTTTAGAGTGTGAATATAGTAGTTTATCTCAGTTAGAATATCTTTTAAAAGAACAAAAAATAGAAATTTCGAATAAAGAATTTTCTATAAATATTAAATTAGAAATAAAAGCATCTATAGAAGAATTTGAAACTTTAAAATCTTTACTTTCAAGGGATATTAAGATATTATAA
- a CDS encoding HNH endonuclease has product MQILLYVFLFLVVIALIFFTVKLLNVFEKKNTKFDFFIKNIEIYMKRVHPNIGINYSIVELVKNEKNEKIKETLVIQDIVSQFYNFNFTKKTQKIIPKEKLWATYIDNPLSSSYPNDWLQRKEFAYVRDNKSCKRCGQNLESLNEVYTSFVRPVKEGGGYNFENILTLCADCSKIMDSNLEKSSIISSLKLYDNLLKFIED; this is encoded by the coding sequence ATGCAAATCTTATTGTACGTATTTCTTTTTTTAGTTGTAATAGCTTTAATATTTTTTACAGTAAAACTATTAAATGTTTTTGAAAAAAAAAATACTAAATTTGATTTTTTTATAAAAAATATAGAAATTTATATGAAAAGAGTTCATCCAAATATTGGTATAAATTACAGTATTGTTGAACTAGTAAAAAATGAGAAAAATGAGAAAATTAAAGAAACTTTAGTAATTCAAGATATTGTTTCTCAATTTTATAACTTCAATTTTACTAAAAAAACTCAAAAAATAATCCCTAAAGAAAAACTATGGGCCACATACATAGATAATCCTCTTTCTTCATCATATCCTAATGATTGGCTTCAAAGAAAAGAGTTTGCATACGTAAGGGATAATAAATCTTGTAAAAGATGTGGTCAAAACTTAGAAAGTTTAAATGAAGTATATACATCCTTTGTACGTCCAGTGAAAGAAGGTGGAGGATATAATTTTGAAAATATTTTAACTCTTTGTGCAGATTGTAGTAAAATTATGGATTCAAATTTAGAAAAATCTTCTATCATAAGCTCCTTAAAATTATATGATAATTTATTAAAATTTATTGAGGATTGA
- a CDS encoding HdrB C-terminal domain-containing protein: MKLEISLFRFDKDSDYLPYYTKHFLTLKDEKNLLDILKRIHENEEFSFLDSKDSIFVVNKKFLFGLTALEDIIKIFGKDLIIEPISIKRAYKDFLINEDDFYSKFEILERFCSSEDNTFYNNQKIYYYASNTLSYKEKYIGDALLLLASKLIDENSDKRSDILKILKEQKYGASFHTNLKNRVLNFDTNIEDNIKSIQEELNFLKDFNEKTIKFEDIQIDFNLKNSFKNFNITLYNKDSKFDTFLEKFEANFINLENLDLAIKSFFINPKLTYFVASQILLSAFDEGADFLVVFNNDDFFIFNNKLKEIERISNREIPLPIIHISELQMLASGDFDKAKKSFKNHKINPRII, from the coding sequence ATGAAATTAGAAATATCTTTATTTAGATTTGATAAAGATAGTGACTATCTTCCATACTATACAAAACACTTTTTAACTCTAAAAGATGAAAAAAATCTTCTAGATATTTTAAAGAGAATTCATGAAAATGAAGAATTCTCTTTTTTAGACTCAAAAGATTCTATTTTTGTAGTAAATAAAAAGTTTTTATTTGGTTTAACTGCATTAGAAGATATCATAAAAATATTTGGAAAAGATTTGATAATAGAACCAATATCTATAAAAAGAGCGTATAAAGATTTTCTAATAAATGAAGATGATTTTTATTCAAAATTTGAAATATTAGAAAGATTTTGTAGTTCTGAAGATAACACATTTTATAACAATCAAAAAATATATTATTATGCTTCAAATACTTTAAGCTATAAAGAAAAATATATTGGAGATGCTTTACTCCTTTTGGCTTCAAAACTTATAGATGAAAATTCTGATAAAAGAAGTGATATTTTAAAAATTTTAAAAGAACAAAAATATGGTGCATCTTTTCATACAAATCTAAAGAATAGAGTTCTAAATTTTGATACAAATATAGAAGACAATATAAAATCCATTCAAGAAGAGTTAAATTTTTTAAAAGATTTTAATGAAAAAACCATAAAATTTGAAGATATTCAAATAGATTTTAATTTAAAAAATAGTTTTAAGAATTTTAATATTACCCTTTATAATAAAGATAGTAAATTTGATACATTTTTAGAAAAATTTGAAGCAAATTTTATAAATTTAGAAAATTTAGATTTAGCAATAAAGAGTTTTTTTATAAATCCAAAATTAACATATTTTGTAGCTTCTCAGATCTTACTAAGTGCTTTTGATGAAGGAGCCGATTTTTTAGTAGTTTTTAATAATGATGATTTTTTTATTTTTAATAACAAATTAAAAGAAATAGAAAGAATATCAAATAGAGAAATTCCTCTTCCAATAATTCATATAAGTGAATTACAAATGTTGGCATCTGGAGATTTTGATAAAGCCAAAAAAAGTTTTAAAAATCACAAAATAAATCCAAGGATTATTTAG
- the murA gene encoding UDP-N-acetylglucosamine 1-carboxyvinyltransferase translates to MDYLRIVGNKKLSGEISISGAKNAALPLIACTILAKNETTINNLPNVADINTFLKLIKMLGGSFTKDKNSATIDTKTIDNTTATYDIVKTMRASILVLGPLLARFGHCEVSLPGGCAIGQRPVDLHLKAMEAMGAKIEILQGYIKATAPNGLKGAKIVFDKVTVGGTENTVMAAALASGITTIINAAKEPEIVQLCEVIASAGVKIDGIGTSKIIIEGTGGKLLDIKSFSVIPDRIEAGTYMCAAAITNQKLTIKNIVPAHLEAVTSKLEEMNFEIDVKEDELTIFPTSKILPVNIITTEYPGFPTDMQAQFMALATQAEGTSTIDERLFENRFMHVSELLRMGADIQLNGNIATINGKKGSLTGTDVMATDLRASSALVLAALVASGETNIHRIYHLDRGYEDLEGKLLNIGADVKRLKEN, encoded by the coding sequence ATGGATTATTTAAGAATTGTTGGAAACAAAAAATTAAGCGGTGAAATATCTATCTCTGGAGCAAAAAATGCAGCTCTTCCTTTAATAGCTTGTACTATTTTGGCAAAGAATGAGACTACAATTAATAATCTTCCAAATGTAGCTGATATAAACACTTTTCTAAAACTTATAAAAATGCTTGGTGGTAGTTTCACTAAAGATAAAAATAGTGCAACAATTGATACTAAAACAATAGATAATACAACAGCAACTTATGATATTGTAAAAACGATGAGAGCTTCTATTTTAGTACTTGGCCCTCTTCTTGCTAGATTTGGACATTGTGAAGTATCACTTCCAGGAGGTTGTGCAATAGGACAAAGACCTGTTGATTTACACCTAAAAGCAATGGAAGCAATGGGTGCAAAAATAGAAATTTTACAAGGATATATAAAAGCAACTGCTCCAAATGGACTAAAAGGTGCAAAAATAGTATTTGATAAAGTAACTGTTGGAGGAACTGAAAATACAGTTATGGCAGCTGCTTTAGCTTCTGGAATAACGACAATTATTAATGCAGCAAAAGAGCCAGAAATTGTTCAACTTTGTGAAGTTATTGCAAGTGCTGGAGTAAAAATAGATGGAATTGGTACATCTAAAATTATAATAGAAGGAACTGGTGGAAAACTACTTGATATTAAATCATTTAGTGTAATTCCTGATAGAATTGAAGCAGGAACTTACATGTGTGCTGCAGCAATTACAAACCAAAAACTAACTATTAAAAATATTGTTCCTGCTCATCTTGAAGCTGTTACATCAAAACTTGAAGAGATGAATTTTGAAATTGATGTAAAAGAAGATGAACTTACAATATTTCCAACATCGAAAATTTTACCTGTAAATATTATAACAACAGAATATCCTGGATTTCCAACAGATATGCAAGCTCAATTTATGGCACTTGCAACTCAAGCTGAAGGAACTAGCACAATAGATGAAAGACTTTTTGAAAATAGATTCATGCATGTTAGTGAACTTTTAAGAATGGGTGCTGATATTCAGTTAAATGGAAATATTGCAACAATTAATGGGAAAAAAGGTTCATTAACTGGAACTGATGTTATGGCAACAGATTTAAGAGCTTCTTCTGCTCTTGTTCTTGCAGCTTTAGTAGCTTCTGGAGAGACAAATATTCATAGAATTTACCATCTAGATAGAGGATATGAAGATTTAGAAGGAAAGCTTCTAAATATTGGAGCTGATGTTAAAAGATTAAAAGAAAATTGA